In Arachis hypogaea cultivar Tifrunner chromosome 2, arahy.Tifrunner.gnm2.J5K5, whole genome shotgun sequence, a genomic segment contains:
- the LOC140177984 gene encoding uncharacterized protein isoform X1, translating into MAPAPVGPRRGRDDVDGKQKKTVKETSTVHRPTSKASVGAKRGRDDGDGKPKKTVKGTSIVHRPAKEILTDEQIHECFRQFFSIQRFVPPDDGGRMCCGVGPYSMTDKYSQKLVKDMIQKSLRIYNRQNKVNFEFDKLVSVNDCAVAGLLFYIIFNARSGDDAPQTFYSRVWQTINDKLKVQFCAIGDAQEVGTSQDAGTSQESGITQA; encoded by the exons ATGGCTCCTGCTCCTGTCGGACCTAGAAGAGGTAGGGATGATGTGGATGGTAAACAGAAGAAAACGGTGAAAGAAACTTCTACTGTACACCGTCCGACTAGTAAGGCTTCTGTCGGAGCTAAAAGAGGTAGGGATGATGGGGATGGTAAACCGAAGAAAACGGTGAAAGGAACTTCTATTGTACACCGTCCGGCTAAAGAGATACTCACTGATGAACAAATTCATGAATGTTTTAGACAGTTCTTCAGCATTCAG AGATTCGTTCCTCCTGACGATGGAGGTAGAATGTGTTGCGGAGTTGGACCCTATTCGATGACTGATAAGTATAGTCAGAAACTTGTGAAGGATATGATTCAGAAAAGCTTGCGAATCTACAATCGCCAAAAT AAGGTGAATTTTGAGTTTGATAAGCTTGTCAGCGTTAATGATTGTGCTGTTGCTGGCCTTCTGTTTTACATTATTTTCAATGCACGCTCTGGTGATGATGCACCTCAAACCTTTTACAGCAGAGTATGGCAAACAATCAATGATAAACTCAAAGTCCAGTTCTGTGCGATTGGTGATGCGCAG GAAGTTGGTACATCTCAGGATGCTGGTACATCTCAGGAATCTGGTATAACTCAGGCCTAA
- the LOC140177984 gene encoding uncharacterized protein isoform X2 gives MAPAPVGPRRGRDDVDGKQKKTVKETSTVHRPTSKASVGAKRGRDDGDGKPKKTVKGTSIVHRPAKEILTDEQIHECFRQFFSIQRFVPPDDGGRMCCGVGPYSMTDKYSQKLVKDMIQKSLRIYNRQNVNFEFDKLVSVNDCAVAGLLFYIIFNARSGDDAPQTFYSRVWQTINDKLKVQFCAIGDAQEVGTSQDAGTSQESGITQA, from the exons ATGGCTCCTGCTCCTGTCGGACCTAGAAGAGGTAGGGATGATGTGGATGGTAAACAGAAGAAAACGGTGAAAGAAACTTCTACTGTACACCGTCCGACTAGTAAGGCTTCTGTCGGAGCTAAAAGAGGTAGGGATGATGGGGATGGTAAACCGAAGAAAACGGTGAAAGGAACTTCTATTGTACACCGTCCGGCTAAAGAGATACTCACTGATGAACAAATTCATGAATGTTTTAGACAGTTCTTCAGCATTCAG AGATTCGTTCCTCCTGACGATGGAGGTAGAATGTGTTGCGGAGTTGGACCCTATTCGATGACTGATAAGTATAGTCAGAAACTTGTGAAGGATATGATTCAGAAAAGCTTGCGAATCTACAATCGCCAAAAT GTGAATTTTGAGTTTGATAAGCTTGTCAGCGTTAATGATTGTGCTGTTGCTGGCCTTCTGTTTTACATTATTTTCAATGCACGCTCTGGTGATGATGCACCTCAAACCTTTTACAGCAGAGTATGGCAAACAATCAATGATAAACTCAAAGTCCAGTTCTGTGCGATTGGTGATGCGCAG GAAGTTGGTACATCTCAGGATGCTGGTACATCTCAGGAATCTGGTATAACTCAGGCCTAA